In Streptomyces sp. NBC_01381, the sequence GCAGCCGGGAGTTCGCCATCGCCGACCCCGAGGGCAACAAGTGGTCCTTCGGCACCTACCGCGGCTCGCCCCGGCCCGCGTGATAATTTGCGCACGCCAGTCAAACCCACACCAGGGCCAGGGAATCCGGTGCGAATCCGGAACTGACGCGCAGCGGTGAGGGGGAACGGGCGGGGCCACGGCCACTGGGCGTCCACGGACGCCTGGGAAGGCGCCCCGCCCGGCCGATCCCCGAGTCCGAAGACCTGCTGGCACCTCTGTCCGCGCACCGGGCGGCGGAGGTGATCAAGCAGGCCAGGCTCCGCGTATGAGCCATGAGACTCAAGGGATCGTGTGTCCTCCACAGCCCGTCGTGTACGTATACCCGTCCTCCTCGGCATGGCCCTGGCCGTCACGCTGACCTCCTGCGGTGGCTCGTCGACGCCCTCCACCACGGACAAGAAGGCTGCCGGCTACCCGCTGACCCTCACCTCCTGCGGCAAGAAGTCGCAGATCGAGGCGCCGCCGCGGCGGGCGGTCTCCCTCGACCAGGGCTCCACGGAGATCCTGCTCTCCCTCGGCCTCGCCGACCGCATGGCAGGCACCGGCACCTGGACCGACCCGGTCCTGAAGGGCCTGGAGAAGGACAACGCCAAGGTCCCCCGGCTCTCCGACCGCTACCCGTCCTTCGAGAAGGTCCTCGCCCAGGAGCCGGACTTCGTGACCGCCTCCTTCCTGGCGACGGTGAGCAAGGGCGGCGTCGCCGACCGCGCCAAGTTCACCGAGCTCGGCGTCCCCTCGTACGTCTCGCCCACCGACTGCGCGGGCAAGGACAACACCGGCGACGGCGACGGCAGCCGCGTCAAGGCGCTCACCATGGACACGGTGTACGGCGAAGTGCGCGACCTGGCGCGGGCGTTCGGGGTCCAGAAGCGCGGCGAGCGCCTGGTCGCCGGCTTGAAGTCCCGCCTGGCGAAGGCCAAGCAGGGCATCGACGCCTCCGACACGACGCTCCTCTACTGGTTCTCCGACTCCAAGGCCCCCTACATAGCGGGCTGCTGCGGCGCCCCCGGCATCATCACGCGCGAGCTCGGCGCCAAGAACGTCTTCGACGACACCCGCGAGGAGTGGCCCCAGATCAACTGGGAGACGGTGGCGGACCGTGACCCCGACGTCCTGGTCATCGGCGACCTCACCCGCAAGTCGCAGACGGCCGAGAGCGCGAAGAAGAAGATCGAGTTCCTGGAGTCCAACCCGGTCACCAAGAATCTGACCGCCGTGAAGAAGAAGCGGTACGTCCTGCTCAGCGGCCAGGCGATGAACCCCACGATCCGGACGGTGGACGGAGTGGAGCAAGTGGCGGACGCACTACGCGAGTTCGGGCTCGCCAAGTGACGCTCGCGCGGGGCGCCCTGCTGTGGGCGGCGGGCGTCGCCGCGCTCGCGCTCTCCGTGGCGGTGGCCGTCACCATCGGCCCCGCCGCCATCTCCGTACCGGATGTGTTCTCGGCGGTCGTGGCGCACCTCGGCGGGGGAGAGACGGGGCTCACGCCGCTGCGGGACGGCATCGTCTGGAACCTGCGGATGCCGCGCACCCTGCTCGCCGCGGTGTGCGGCGCGGGCCTCGCGGTCTGCGGGACGGTCCTCCAGTCCCTGCTGCGCAACCCGCTCGCGGACCCCTTCGTCCTCGGCGTCTCCTCCGGGGCGTCCACGGGAGCCGTCGTGGTCGTCGTCCTCGGGGTCGGTGGGGGAGTCGTGTCGGTCTCGGCGGGCGCCTTCGCCGGCGCCCTGTGCTCCTTCGCCCTGGTCCTGCTGCTCAGCCATGCGCTGGGCGGGAGCGCCGACCGCGTCGTGCTCTCCGGCGTCGCGGCCATGCAGCTGTTCTCGGCGCTCACCTCGTTCGTGATCCTGACGGCGGCCGACGCGGAGACGACGCGCGGGGTGCTGTTCTGGCTGCTCGGCTCGCTCAGCGGGGTGGGCTGGACGGACGTATGGATCTGCGCCGCGGTCCTCCTGGCGGCGCTCACCGTCTGCCTGGCGCAGGCCCGCACCCTGGACGCCTTCGCGTTCGGCCAGGACGCGGCGGCGACGCTGGGCGTCCACGTGGCCCGCACCCGTCTGATCCTGCTCTCCGTCACCGCCCTGCTGACGGCGGTCCTGGTCAGCAGCGCGGGCGCCATCGGCTTCGTCGGCCTTGTCCTGCCGCACGCGGCCCGCGCGGTGGTCGGCTCCGGGCACGCGCGGCTGCTCCCGGTCACGGCGCTGGCGGGCGCGGTGTTCCTGGTGTGGGTGGACACACTGGCCCGCACGGTCCTTGACCCCCAGGAAGTGCCGGTGGGAGTCGTGACGTCCCTGATCGGCGTCCCTGCGTTCGTCCTGGTCCTCTACCGCACGCGGAAGGCCGCCCTATGACCGCCGGACTGCGAGCGGACCGGGTCAGCCGCCGGGCGGGCGGCCGCCTCATCGTCGACGGGGTGAGCATCGCCCCGCCGCCGGGCGCGACGGTCGGCCTCCTCGGCCCCAACGGCTCGGGCAAGTCCACCCTCCTGCGCCTGCTCGCCGGTGTCCTCTCCCCGGCCTCGGGGGTGGTCACCCTGGACGGCCGCCCGCTGCCGGAACTCGGCCGCCGGACGGTGGCCCGCAGAGTGGCCGTCGTCGACCAACACTCCGTGACCCAGGTCGACTTGACCGTACGAGACGTCGTACGCCTGGGCCGCATCCCGCACCGCAGGGCCTGGTCCCCGCCGTCGGCGCAGGACGACGAGGCGGTGTCCGATGCCCTTGCCCGCACCGGCCTCACCGACCGCGCCGCCCAGTCCTGGCACACCCTCTCCGGCGGCGAACGCCAACGCGTCCAGATAGCCCGCGCGTTGGCCCAGAACCCCCGCGAACTCCTCCTGGACGAGCCCACCAACCACCTGGACATCCACCACCAGCTGGACCTGCTCTCCCTGGTGGCCGACCTCCCCGTGACGAGCGTCGTCGCCCTGCACGACCTCAACCTGGCGGCGATGTTCTGCGACCACCTGCTGGTCCTGCACGAGGGCACGGCCCACGCGGCGGGCACCCCCGCCGACGTGCTCACCGAGGAGCTGATCGCGAAGGTGTACGGGGTGCGGGCGGTGGTGACCGGGACCACGGACGGGCGCCCGGCGATCCGGTTTCTCAGAAGCTAGATGCTCAGAAACGGGATTCTCAGAAATTGGAGATCACGCTGGTGATCACATCATTGATCATCTTGGGGTTCTTCGCGTCGTACGCCCGTCCTCCGGTGGCCGATGCGACCTCCTGGAGGACGGTCCTGCCCCCGGCGTCCTTCTCGTCCGCCTTGTCGCCGTAGGCAATCGTGAACACCCGGATCTGCGGCTTTCCGCGATCGCCGATCCGCTTCAG encodes:
- a CDS encoding ABC transporter substrate-binding protein; this encodes MALAVTLTSCGGSSTPSTTDKKAAGYPLTLTSCGKKSQIEAPPRRAVSLDQGSTEILLSLGLADRMAGTGTWTDPVLKGLEKDNAKVPRLSDRYPSFEKVLAQEPDFVTASFLATVSKGGVADRAKFTELGVPSYVSPTDCAGKDNTGDGDGSRVKALTMDTVYGEVRDLARAFGVQKRGERLVAGLKSRLAKAKQGIDASDTTLLYWFSDSKAPYIAGCCGAPGIITRELGAKNVFDDTREEWPQINWETVADRDPDVLVIGDLTRKSQTAESAKKKIEFLESNPVTKNLTAVKKKRYVLLSGQAMNPTIRTVDGVEQVADALREFGLAK
- a CDS encoding iron ABC transporter permease, which translates into the protein MTLARGALLWAAGVAALALSVAVAVTIGPAAISVPDVFSAVVAHLGGGETGLTPLRDGIVWNLRMPRTLLAAVCGAGLAVCGTVLQSLLRNPLADPFVLGVSSGASTGAVVVVVLGVGGGVVSVSAGAFAGALCSFALVLLLSHALGGSADRVVLSGVAAMQLFSALTSFVILTAADAETTRGVLFWLLGSLSGVGWTDVWICAAVLLAALTVCLAQARTLDAFAFGQDAAATLGVHVARTRLILLSVTALLTAVLVSSAGAIGFVGLVLPHAARAVVGSGHARLLPVTALAGAVFLVWVDTLARTVLDPQEVPVGVVTSLIGVPAFVLVLYRTRKAAL
- a CDS encoding ABC transporter ATP-binding protein, whose translation is MTAGLRADRVSRRAGGRLIVDGVSIAPPPGATVGLLGPNGSGKSTLLRLLAGVLSPASGVVTLDGRPLPELGRRTVARRVAVVDQHSVTQVDLTVRDVVRLGRIPHRRAWSPPSAQDDEAVSDALARTGLTDRAAQSWHTLSGGERQRVQIARALAQNPRELLLDEPTNHLDIHHQLDLLSLVADLPVTSVVALHDLNLAAMFCDHLLVLHEGTAHAAGTPADVLTEELIAKVYGVRAVVTGTTDGRPAIRFLRS